A region of Chitinophaga horti DNA encodes the following proteins:
- a CDS encoding RagB/SusD family nutrient uptake outer membrane protein has product MKKCIYLLGLVITVTALSCQKDFLQRDVGIQTDLEQVFKDPLQASRFGDFSYTFSINDYGRLSGYKGMTSQFTDESISNNAQIEVATMNSGQLLEGGASDVTGIYSQMYRGIRNANIMLKLMDTTPWTPEYNPTYIRGEQLYLRAYFYFELLRRFGGVVILTEALDFTEAATDKARSTYEETLALILKDLEEAIPLLPLTNADWPNPAAQANRATGAAAMALKARVLLLDASPLKNPSNDLAKWEKAAAASKDIIDLGKYSLETNYANVLTMANSTEYIRIWPRGGRSFIGTYLSDFLIPTSMGGAQSNLSPVQNHVDLYEMKNGKPITDPTSGYDPQNPYLNRDPRFYVNILYNNVTWQGRAIQTWQSEPNAQGVVTYGTDHGTALNVTKTSYYLKRLWPEASRSGSTASALLNYVFYRYAEVLINYAEATNEASGPTTEVYNAVNAIRKRAGMPDLPEGLTQEEMRARIRNERAIEFAFEDMRWWDILRWKQGAAIVAQPMNAMKVIKNTNGTFSYSVMELPTYRKVFNDNMYLYPIPRAEMNKTSGALKQNPGWE; this is encoded by the coding sequence ATGAAAAAGTGCATATATCTATTAGGTTTGGTTATCACGGTAACCGCCCTCTCCTGCCAGAAAGACTTCCTGCAACGTGATGTGGGCATACAGACTGACCTGGAGCAAGTGTTTAAAGATCCGCTGCAGGCCTCACGCTTCGGCGACTTCTCCTATACCTTTTCTATTAATGATTACGGAAGACTGAGCGGCTATAAAGGTATGACCTCCCAGTTCACCGACGAATCGATTTCCAACAACGCGCAAATTGAAGTAGCGACGATGAACTCGGGCCAACTGCTGGAAGGCGGTGCGTCGGACGTAACGGGCATTTATTCGCAAATGTACCGGGGCATCCGTAATGCGAACATCATGCTCAAGCTGATGGATACAACGCCATGGACGCCTGAATACAACCCGACCTACATCCGCGGTGAGCAATTGTACCTGCGGGCTTACTTCTACTTCGAACTGTTAAGACGTTTCGGAGGTGTGGTGATATTGACAGAAGCGCTGGATTTTACAGAAGCGGCCACCGATAAGGCGCGCAGCACTTATGAAGAAACGCTTGCCCTGATATTAAAAGACCTCGAAGAAGCCATCCCGCTGTTACCCTTAACCAACGCCGACTGGCCCAACCCGGCAGCGCAGGCCAACCGGGCTACCGGTGCCGCCGCCATGGCATTGAAGGCACGCGTATTACTGCTGGATGCCAGTCCGTTAAAGAACCCGTCTAACGACCTCGCGAAATGGGAGAAAGCAGCGGCAGCATCAAAGGATATTATCGACCTGGGCAAATACTCACTCGAAACCAATTACGCCAATGTACTCACCATGGCCAACTCTACGGAGTATATCCGTATATGGCCACGCGGCGGCAGAAGTTTCATCGGCACTTACCTGAGCGACTTCCTCATCCCCACCAGCATGGGCGGTGCGCAATCGAACCTGTCGCCGGTACAAAACCACGTGGACCTGTACGAGATGAAAAATGGTAAGCCCATTACCGATCCTACGTCCGGCTACGACCCGCAAAACCCTTACCTGAACCGCGATCCGCGGTTTTATGTAAACATCCTGTACAACAACGTGACCTGGCAAGGACGCGCGATACAAACGTGGCAAAGTGAACCGAATGCACAGGGCGTTGTGACCTATGGCACCGATCATGGTACGGCGCTGAACGTTACCAAAACAAGCTACTACCTGAAACGCCTGTGGCCCGAAGCCTCCCGCTCCGGCTCCACCGCCAGCGCTTTGCTCAACTATGTATTCTACCGTTATGCAGAAGTGCTCATTAATTATGCGGAAGCGACGAACGAAGCCAGTGGCCCTACTACAGAGGTATACAACGCCGTAAACGCCATCCGCAAAAGAGCAGGCATGCCTGATTTACCGGAAGGCCTTACCCAGGAAGAAATGCGCGCACGCATCCGTAACGAAAGAGCGATCGAGTTTGCGTTCGAAGATATGCGCTGGTGGGATATTCTCCGCTGGAAGCAGGGAGCAGCGATCGTTGCACAGCCAATGAACGCCATGAAAGTGATCAAGAATACCAACGGCACCTTCAGCTACAGCGTGATGGAGCTACCAACATACAGGAAGGTATTTAACGACAACATGTACCTCTACCCTATTCCACGGGCGGAGATGAACAAGACCTCGGGCGCTTTGAAGCAGAACCCGGGATGGGAGTAA
- a CDS encoding SusC/RagA family TonB-linked outer membrane protein, protein MTKYITLTGALICLLNLAASAQLASTAKVTTNRNSTVNNGDSLTQTPNTNTTPQIDFGSQEVAIPFATRTRAELNYAISSLNADQLPKLPLSNLSGLLAGRLSGYLFNWTGNLPGGGNLSYQVRGRSSYANGSAPMLLVDGVVRDFEDMDINEIESVSVLKDAGALNWYGFGGGNGAVLVTTRHGTANQRLIAVDAQGGFQVASNLIKPLNSYQFATLYNQALTNVGQAPAYNDAALEAYKNHSDPYLYPDNNYLDRFLKKGAPTQRYSISFSGGSDRIRYFTTISYFNQQGLFKETKNDNYNSNYGYQRYNFRINLDYDVSKTLSITLLSGLRSEIRNDVGDGASAVLNNLYNLPPNAFPLLNDDGTYGGTSQFQNNPLGQLQATGYSRTTTNVLLASIMAKQKLDFLTKGLSANIFFSYDGYGNYGDGLSQNYSVTNKTVTPAQTYRTPAAIAYRSAAFQTNTKNNELWMGFDYDRTFSANHKVSASVRAQQYISAAVDRLDYRERMLVGRADYAYKGRYMAGFTGSYAGSENYAPGRRFGFFPAISAGWLASNERFMSNAKSVGYLKFRASAGRSGNVGPTYDANGNVVRLPYRTLFTRGAGPLLGSSFSTSTTAYLVNPAGNPLTTWETIERLNVGADVTLLNNALSVSVDYFNETRHDIMGPPNLPGILGMSIAQVNSGKVSSKGADFSGNYTRQWGDLQLALNGNFTYAKNTVLERTITNGLDNQSQEGRYVNSGHYYIAEGLFQSQEEIDASPKQSLSGVIRPGDIKYRDVNKDNVIDAKDDVATDYTDIPKIYYGFGINLRYKQFDLSSQFQGVEGRTINLNSILRGGPNGLNQLMLDAWTPETAATAKYSRLGLTDNGNNTANSTFWLRSGDFLKMRTAEIGYSTPEKLNQKYRFKGARIFIGGYNLLTFSKLNELDIDPETPGAGRGTSFPYVKTYSIGINVKI, encoded by the coding sequence ATGACAAAATATATCACATTAACGGGCGCGCTGATTTGCCTGCTCAACCTTGCCGCATCCGCGCAGCTCGCGTCCACAGCCAAGGTGACAACCAACCGCAACAGCACCGTTAACAACGGCGATTCTCTTACGCAAACACCCAACACAAACACTACACCGCAAATAGATTTCGGCTCGCAGGAAGTTGCCATTCCTTTCGCCACCCGTACGCGGGCGGAACTGAACTACGCAATCAGCTCACTGAATGCAGATCAATTGCCCAAATTGCCACTGAGTAACTTATCTGGCTTGCTGGCGGGACGTTTGAGTGGTTATCTTTTTAACTGGACGGGCAACCTGCCCGGCGGCGGCAACCTGAGTTACCAGGTGCGCGGCAGATCATCCTATGCAAACGGTTCTGCGCCTATGCTGCTCGTAGACGGAGTGGTGCGCGATTTCGAGGATATGGACATTAACGAAATCGAAAGTGTATCTGTGCTGAAAGATGCGGGTGCCTTAAACTGGTACGGCTTCGGCGGCGGCAACGGTGCCGTGCTGGTAACGACCAGACACGGCACCGCTAATCAAAGGCTGATTGCGGTGGATGCGCAGGGCGGTTTCCAGGTGGCGTCAAACCTGATTAAGCCACTCAACTCGTACCAGTTTGCCACGCTGTATAACCAGGCACTTACCAATGTAGGACAGGCACCGGCTTACAATGATGCGGCACTGGAAGCATACAAAAACCACAGTGACCCCTATCTCTACCCGGATAACAACTACCTCGACCGCTTTCTGAAAAAGGGCGCTCCGACGCAGCGTTATTCTATATCTTTCAGCGGCGGCAGTGATCGTATCAGGTATTTTACGACGATCAGCTACTTTAACCAGCAAGGCTTGTTTAAGGAAACGAAAAACGATAATTACAATTCAAACTATGGTTACCAGCGTTACAACTTCCGTATCAACCTGGATTATGACGTAAGCAAAACGCTTTCCATCACCCTGCTATCAGGTTTGAGAAGCGAAATAAGAAATGATGTAGGCGATGGTGCTTCCGCAGTGCTTAACAACCTGTATAACCTGCCACCAAATGCGTTCCCGCTGCTGAACGATGATGGCACTTATGGTGGCACTTCGCAGTTCCAGAACAATCCGCTCGGTCAGTTGCAGGCCACCGGGTATTCCCGTACAACAACGAATGTGCTGCTCGCGAGCATCATGGCGAAGCAAAAGCTCGACTTCCTTACGAAGGGCTTATCTGCCAATATTTTTTTCTCTTACGACGGATATGGCAACTATGGTGATGGGCTCTCCCAAAACTATTCGGTGACCAATAAAACGGTAACGCCGGCTCAAACCTACCGCACACCGGCCGCGATTGCCTATCGCAGCGCCGCATTCCAGACGAATACCAAAAACAATGAGTTGTGGATGGGGTTTGACTACGATCGCACCTTTTCGGCCAACCATAAAGTGAGCGCCTCTGTACGCGCCCAGCAATACATCAGTGCGGCCGTAGATCGCCTCGACTACCGCGAACGTATGCTCGTAGGCCGTGCCGACTATGCTTACAAAGGCCGCTATATGGCAGGCTTCACCGGCAGTTACGCCGGCTCGGAAAACTATGCACCCGGTCGCCGCTTCGGCTTCTTCCCCGCCATATCCGCAGGATGGCTCGCTTCCAACGAACGTTTCATGAGCAATGCGAAATCCGTCGGCTACCTGAAGTTCCGTGCATCGGCAGGCCGCTCGGGCAATGTAGGCCCCACTTACGATGCGAATGGCAACGTGGTGCGACTGCCCTACCGGACTTTATTCACCAGGGGAGCAGGGCCGTTACTCGGTTCGTCGTTCTCCACCTCTACCACGGCTTATCTCGTAAACCCGGCCGGCAATCCATTAACTACCTGGGAAACGATAGAGCGGCTGAACGTTGGTGCAGACGTTACCCTGCTGAATAACGCATTATCGGTGTCTGTCGATTACTTCAACGAAACGCGGCACGATATTATGGGTCCGCCCAATCTGCCAGGCATCCTGGGTATGTCTATCGCGCAGGTGAACTCGGGTAAGGTTAGCAGCAAGGGTGCTGACTTCTCCGGCAACTATACCAGGCAGTGGGGAGACTTACAGCTGGCATTGAACGGCAACTTTACCTATGCGAAAAACACCGTACTGGAGCGCACGATCACCAACGGGTTGGATAACCAGTCGCAGGAAGGTCGTTACGTAAACAGCGGGCATTATTACATTGCAGAAGGCCTTTTCCAGAGCCAGGAGGAAATAGACGCCAGTCCGAAACAAAGTTTGTCGGGCGTAATAAGGCCCGGCGACATAAAATACCGCGATGTCAACAAAGACAATGTGATCGATGCGAAAGACGACGTAGCGACTGACTATACGGACATTCCGAAGATCTATTACGGCTTCGGCATTAACCTCCGGTATAAACAATTTGACCTCAGCAGCCAGTTCCAGGGTGTAGAGGGCCGTACCATTAACCTGAACAGCATTCTGCGCGGCGGCCCGAACGGCCTGAACCAGCTGATGCTCGACGCCTGGACGCCCGAAACCGCTGCCACTGCAAAGTATTCACGCCTCGGTTTAACAGATAACGGGAACAATACCGCCAACTCCACGTTCTGGCTACGCTCCGGCGACTTCCTGAAAATGCGCACTGCCGAAATCGGCTATTCCACCCCCGAAAAGCTGAACCAGAAATACCGTTTCAAAGGTGCAAGGATCTTCATCGGTGGCTACAATCTGCTGACGTTCTCGAAACTGAACGAGCTGGACATCGACCCTGAGACGCCGGGGGCAGGCAGGGGCACGAGCTTCCCGTATGTTAAAACCTATTCGATCGGTATCAATGTTAAAATTTAA
- a CDS encoding RagB/SusD family nutrient uptake outer membrane protein, with product MNKSFFRIYSAALLMITICSGCGKDFFAPEYTEGPISEDAIWTTDRRVREYLNNGYTYMLSRYNIDNGGALLASGSDEAVNSNLNSNVNYFNNGTWSSLRTFDEQYTNLYTGLWVVNTFLQKSPTAVVYPATDIAGLRGEAFFIRAMLHFELFKRYGAIVIADKPFTTQDDLNLPRNTVDEVIQFIVTDCDSAINQIVPAWTREWDAANYGRATKAAGMALKAKALLYYASPLHNTGNDLNRWQAAADAAKALIDQNKHGLLSKTEFPGLWDYTASATTYNKEVIFATSASNINTIESNNAPVGFTGGLGRTNPTQDLVDAFEMANGLPIGAPGSGYNPQSPYAGRDPRLNQFIIYNGATFKTGSLSRPVETFDGGLDNVQTNVNSTKSGYYMRKFLSSNATYNVTSITNVRRPWVLFRYADILLAYAEALNEAVGPTTDVHTAVNAVRNRVSMPSLPAGLTKEEMRERIKNERRVELCFEDQRFFDVRRWKEGETYFDAAVHGMKITKTGTALTYTPFVIETRVFGPKNYFYPFQQSEINKAKKLQQNPGYE from the coding sequence ATGAACAAGAGCTTTTTCAGAATATATAGTGCGGCGCTGTTGATGATCACCATCTGCAGCGGGTGCGGCAAAGACTTTTTTGCACCGGAATACACAGAAGGGCCAATCTCCGAAGACGCTATCTGGACCACCGACCGCCGTGTGCGTGAATACCTCAATAACGGGTATACGTATATGCTGTCACGTTACAACATCGACAATGGCGGCGCATTGCTGGCAAGTGGCAGCGACGAAGCCGTTAACTCGAACCTGAACAGCAATGTCAACTACTTTAACAACGGCACCTGGAGCAGCTTACGCACCTTTGACGAGCAGTACACCAACCTGTACACAGGGTTGTGGGTGGTAAATACCTTCCTGCAAAAATCGCCTACCGCCGTCGTGTACCCCGCCACTGATATTGCAGGCTTAAGAGGCGAAGCGTTCTTTATAAGGGCCATGCTACACTTCGAATTATTTAAACGGTATGGCGCCATCGTGATTGCCGATAAACCTTTCACTACACAGGATGACCTTAACCTGCCGCGCAATACGGTGGACGAGGTGATCCAATTCATCGTGACGGATTGCGACTCTGCTATTAACCAGATCGTACCTGCCTGGACCCGTGAATGGGATGCGGCGAACTACGGGCGGGCGACCAAAGCGGCCGGCATGGCGCTGAAAGCGAAGGCGCTGCTCTATTATGCAAGTCCGCTCCACAACACCGGCAACGATTTAAACCGCTGGCAGGCGGCAGCCGATGCCGCAAAAGCACTGATCGACCAGAACAAACACGGTTTGCTGAGTAAGACGGAATTCCCGGGACTGTGGGACTATACTGCTTCCGCCACCACCTACAATAAAGAAGTGATCTTCGCGACCTCCGCCAGCAACATCAACACGATCGAATCGAATAACGCGCCGGTAGGGTTTACGGGTGGTTTGGGCCGGACCAATCCCACACAGGATCTGGTGGATGCTTTTGAAATGGCAAATGGGTTACCGATCGGTGCGCCGGGCTCGGGTTATAATCCGCAGAGCCCGTACGCGGGGCGCGATCCGCGGTTGAACCAGTTCATCATTTACAATGGCGCGACGTTTAAGACAGGGAGTCTGTCCCGCCCGGTAGAAACCTTTGATGGCGGACTCGATAACGTGCAGACCAACGTAAACAGCACTAAATCCGGCTACTATATGCGGAAATTCCTGAGCAGTAACGCGACCTATAATGTGACCAGTATTACCAACGTGCGCAGGCCGTGGGTACTATTCCGATATGCGGATATACTTCTCGCGTATGCAGAAGCGTTAAACGAAGCAGTGGGGCCGACGACCGACGTGCACACCGCCGTGAATGCTGTGCGTAACAGGGTGAGCATGCCATCTCTGCCGGCTGGACTTACGAAAGAAGAAATGCGCGAGCGGATCAAAAACGAACGCCGGGTAGAACTGTGTTTTGAAGACCAGCGCTTCTTCGACGTACGCCGGTGGAAAGAGGGAGAAACCTATTTTGATGCGGCAGTACATGGCATGAAGATTACGAAGACCGGCACTGCGCTTACGTATACTCCCTTTGTGATCGAAACGCGTGTATTCGGACCGAAAAACTACTTCTATCCTTTCCAGCAAAGTGAGATCAATAAAGCAAAAAAACTGCAACAGAACCCGGGTTATGAATAA
- a CDS encoding glucuronyl esterase domain-containing protein, translating to MKHYILLGTLLFSCGISSTSAQKTDKFMGEIVNYDETTVPAYVLPEVLKTAKTTFAWEKKRRPEILQLFAEHVYGHTPKRFDSIRYNITNDKPNAMNGRAHLKEIAITVWNKGKSVTIPVVLFTPNGRQQPAPAFLLINNRPKRNTDPTREVKSTFWPAEMLIDSGYAIAAFNVNDAAPDKPGTYQHGVLDQLFPEELQKPNGMKAIGAWAWAASRVMDYFKTDKDIDFKRVAIVGHSRGGKTALWAGAQDERFAMIVSSCSGSSGASLARRKYGETVSLINKQFGYWFNDNYKKYSNNVEQLPVDQHMLFALLAPRPVYSTNAVEDRWADPRGSYLSLVNALPAYQLYDKRVTLPAEPPAVNSPVIRSKLGYHFREGKHDLNVYDWEKVIMFANYHYSKK from the coding sequence ATGAAGCATTACATCCTTTTAGGAACACTACTTTTCAGCTGCGGGATCAGCAGTACGTCCGCACAGAAAACGGATAAATTCATGGGCGAGATCGTCAATTACGACGAAACGACCGTGCCCGCCTATGTATTACCGGAAGTGCTGAAAACAGCAAAAACCACATTCGCCTGGGAAAAGAAACGCAGGCCGGAAATACTGCAACTCTTCGCAGAACATGTGTACGGCCATACGCCAAAGCGTTTCGACAGCATCCGGTACAACATTACCAACGACAAGCCGAACGCGATGAATGGCCGCGCGCACCTGAAAGAAATTGCGATCACCGTCTGGAATAAAGGAAAATCTGTCACCATCCCGGTGGTGCTGTTCACGCCAAACGGCCGACAACAGCCGGCCCCTGCGTTCCTGCTCATCAACAACCGTCCGAAACGCAATACCGACCCCACCCGCGAGGTCAAAAGTACCTTCTGGCCGGCGGAAATGCTGATTGACAGTGGTTATGCGATTGCAGCGTTCAATGTGAACGATGCGGCACCCGATAAGCCCGGCACCTATCAGCATGGGGTACTCGATCAGCTGTTTCCTGAAGAACTGCAGAAGCCAAATGGCATGAAGGCGATCGGTGCATGGGCCTGGGCAGCCAGCCGGGTGATGGATTATTTTAAAACAGATAAGGATATCGACTTCAAAAGGGTGGCCATCGTAGGCCACTCCCGCGGTGGCAAAACGGCACTTTGGGCAGGTGCGCAGGACGAACGTTTCGCGATGATCGTGAGCAGTTGTTCCGGCAGTTCCGGCGCATCGCTGGCCAGGCGTAAGTATGGTGAGACGGTCAGCCTGATTAACAAACAGTTTGGATACTGGTTTAACGATAATTACAAAAAGTACAGTAACAATGTGGAGCAACTGCCGGTGGACCAGCATATGTTGTTTGCGCTGCTGGCACCCCGACCCGTATATTCCACCAACGCTGTAGAAGACCGATGGGCCGACCCACGTGGCTCTTACCTGTCGCTGGTAAATGCCCTGCCGGCCTACCAGCTGTACGACAAACGAGTGACCTTACCAGCGGAACCGCCGGCCGTCAATAGCCCTGTTATCCGATCAAAGCTGGGCTATCATTTCCGGGAAGGGAAACACGATCTGAATGTATATGATTGGGAAAAAGTAATCATGTTTGCGAATTACCATTACAGTAAGAAATAA
- a CDS encoding NTP transferase domain-containing protein, whose product MKEIRQIIQAYEAARKRAVLATVVHIEGSAYRAPGARMLILEDGTLTGAVSGGCLEGDVLRKALLVMSEDKPLLVTYDTSDEEDAVIGVSLGCNGIIRILLEPMSAKVLQLLQQAVTGREPAILVTYFSLKDKKRVDQGTRLVYRDNGTSAPADLEADIARTMASGTSAFVQYSNDLTAFIEYIAPLPHLVIAGAGNDVMPLVQMAAILGWPVTLVDGRPAYANTQRFPGCQLLISKPEEALGQLQIDAQTAIVLTSHNYEYDKAILAAAIDTAARYIGLLGPHKKKVRLVEELSIDTTRLYGPTGLDIGAETPEEIALSVIGEIKAVFAQRKGGSLRDINGHIHTRQTQIVPPMQDYGIVLLAAGKSSRLGQPKQQLVYEGDTLLRNAVRSALGTGAHTVVVTSDDDAQLSDLPVAIVHNADAAEGMASSIRTGVRYLLDAHPTLQYVMVMVCDQPYVNTAHLQALIAAQQASSSPVAASFYAGRKGVPALFHRSLFPQLLALKGDTGAKHLIATLGDGVVVVPFPEGAIDVDTEEAYKRLV is encoded by the coding sequence ATGAAAGAGATCAGGCAGATTATACAGGCATACGAAGCCGCCCGCAAACGCGCGGTGCTGGCGACGGTGGTACATATCGAAGGCTCGGCCTACCGGGCTCCCGGCGCGCGTATGCTGATACTGGAAGATGGTACCCTTACCGGTGCTGTGAGTGGTGGCTGCCTGGAAGGCGATGTGTTACGTAAAGCTTTACTCGTGATGTCGGAAGATAAACCGCTCCTCGTTACCTATGACACCTCCGACGAAGAAGACGCCGTTATCGGTGTAAGTCTTGGTTGTAACGGCATCATTCGCATCCTGCTGGAGCCCATGTCCGCAAAAGTATTACAGCTTTTGCAGCAAGCTGTAACGGGCCGTGAGCCGGCTATTCTTGTTACTTATTTCTCGCTGAAAGATAAGAAACGTGTTGACCAGGGTACACGCCTGGTATATCGCGATAACGGCACGTCTGCCCCCGCAGATTTGGAAGCAGATATCGCCCGCACGATGGCGAGCGGTACATCCGCCTTTGTACAATATTCAAACGATCTTACTGCCTTCATCGAATACATCGCCCCTTTGCCTCACCTGGTCATCGCCGGTGCCGGTAATGACGTGATGCCGCTCGTGCAGATGGCCGCCATCCTTGGCTGGCCGGTGACGTTGGTGGACGGGCGGCCGGCATATGCGAATACGCAACGTTTTCCCGGATGCCAGTTGTTGATCTCGAAACCCGAAGAGGCGCTTGGTCAACTACAGATCGATGCACAAACCGCGATCGTATTGACGTCGCACAACTATGAATACGATAAAGCAATACTGGCTGCGGCAATAGATACGGCAGCCCGTTATATCGGTTTGCTTGGCCCACATAAAAAGAAAGTGCGGCTTGTAGAAGAATTATCAATCGACACCACTCGCCTTTACGGCCCCACAGGCCTTGATATCGGCGCAGAAACGCCCGAGGAAATTGCCTTATCGGTCATCGGGGAAATAAAAGCCGTATTCGCGCAACGTAAAGGCGGATCGCTGCGGGATATTAACGGACATATACACACCCGTCAAACGCAGATCGTACCGCCGATGCAGGACTATGGCATTGTGCTCTTAGCGGCTGGCAAATCGAGCCGTCTCGGGCAGCCGAAGCAGCAACTGGTGTACGAAGGCGATACCCTGTTGCGGAACGCCGTTCGCAGCGCACTGGGTACCGGCGCTCACACTGTAGTCGTCACTAGTGATGACGATGCACAGTTGTCTGATTTGCCCGTTGCCATTGTACATAACGCCGATGCCGCCGAGGGCATGGCCAGTTCTATTCGTACGGGTGTGCGTTATCTGCTGGATGCGCATCCGACGTTACAATATGTAATGGTTATGGTATGTGATCAACCTTATGTGAATACGGCGCATTTGCAGGCGTTAATTGCTGCGCAACAGGCATCATCCAGCCCGGTGGCCGCCAGCTTTTATGCGGGGCGTAAAGGGGTGCCTGCATTGTTTCATCGCAGTTTGTTCCCGCAGTTGCTGGCTTTAAAGGGAGATACGGGGGCGAAACATTTGATTGCTACTTTGGGCGATGGAGTAGTAGTGGTGCCGTTCCCGGAAGGGGCAATAGATGTGGATACGGAGGAGGCTTACAAGCGTTTGGTGTAA
- a CDS encoding cysteine desulfurase family protein: MAPVYLDNNATTPCDPRVVEAMLPYFLHQFGNAASADHAYGWQAREAVDDARSQVADLIGASPRQIIFTSGATEAINLALKGLAEQATAGHIITCKTEHKAVLDTCAYLETKGFAVTRLDTDTSGALSPAVLEAAIRPDTVCIALMYANNETGVVHPVKAFAQIARQHDIPFFCDATQAVGKIPVDVEADGIDLLAFSAHKMFGPKGAGVLYVRSKRLGLLPQLHGGQHEGGLRSGTLNTPAIIGLGKAAEIAKQEMATDASRLQALRDQLEQTILQQLPGSKVNGGGERLAHVTNLLLPYPDVEQLLLSLSSQLAVSRGSACAGLVQKPSHVLQAMGLSKTAAAQSVRISLGRFSQQDEVEEAVQHLVNAVRSAVPAM; this comes from the coding sequence GTGGCACCTGTATACCTGGACAATAACGCCACCACCCCCTGCGACCCGCGGGTGGTGGAAGCGATGTTGCCTTACTTTCTGCATCAATTCGGTAACGCCGCGAGTGCCGATCATGCCTATGGCTGGCAGGCGCGCGAAGCAGTGGATGATGCCCGTTCGCAGGTAGCTGACCTGATTGGCGCCTCACCCAGGCAAATCATCTTTACTTCTGGAGCAACAGAAGCGATTAACCTCGCGCTGAAGGGGCTGGCCGAACAGGCGACTGCCGGGCATATAATCACTTGTAAAACAGAACACAAAGCCGTACTGGATACCTGCGCCTACCTGGAAACAAAGGGTTTCGCAGTGACCCGGTTAGATACCGATACCAGCGGGGCCTTGTCGCCTGCTGTTTTGGAGGCCGCTATTCGTCCCGATACGGTTTGCATCGCGTTGATGTATGCCAATAATGAAACCGGCGTAGTGCATCCTGTAAAAGCCTTTGCACAGATCGCGCGGCAGCACGATATTCCTTTCTTTTGCGATGCCACGCAGGCTGTTGGTAAAATACCGGTGGATGTGGAAGCTGATGGGATTGATTTGCTGGCCTTTTCCGCACACAAGATGTTCGGGCCGAAAGGGGCAGGCGTGTTATACGTGCGCAGTAAACGCCTTGGTTTGCTGCCGCAATTGCATGGCGGCCAGCACGAGGGCGGATTAAGAAGCGGTACACTCAATACACCGGCGATCATCGGTTTGGGTAAAGCGGCGGAAATAGCGAAGCAGGAAATGGCGACAGATGCGTCGCGTTTGCAAGCGCTCCGTGATCAGCTTGAACAAACGATACTGCAACAGCTGCCCGGCAGCAAAGTAAACGGCGGCGGAGAGCGGCTGGCTCACGTAACGAACCTGTTATTGCCGTACCCGGATGTGGAGCAATTGTTGCTGTCCTTATCTTCGCAGCTGGCGGTGAGTCGTGGCAGTGCCTGTGCAGGACTGGTACAAAAGCCTTCACACGTATTGCAGGCCATGGGTTTGAGCAAAACGGCAGCGGCGCAGTCGGTCCGCATCAGCCTGGGCAGGTTTTCGCAACAGGACGAAGTGGAAGAGGCGGTGCAGCATCTTGTAAACGCTGTTCGTTCGGCCGTTCCCGCCATGTAA